In Biomphalaria glabrata chromosome 11, xgBioGlab47.1, whole genome shotgun sequence, the following proteins share a genomic window:
- the LOC106073177 gene encoding uncharacterized protein LOC106073177, producing MEWSRCSVLFVACMIGILINGVSGAEEINEETINPAVISVVAVVGGVIGLVVIVIICAEKKVNPNVKRRGPPDWTNNLILKRELDEGFTDISDGIYANSPNHVTRERLGITVTDAARWNRGMTSGKHVFEINWPKKNNRGFSSCVGVGTSDVPMKKQGRVSLVGEHSQSWGLDMAKQRAIHFGKVQQRLYLPIPDRYFMYVDMDSGTVSFGDDVTIHGRNAEYYGNILTGIPKNSKKPFYLMISMCQPKEQVQVYYRGTATTGNGFNLIGGAPFYEDGGKGPTRPQEQQATVAVAPAANVINVYSMPSVPQGYPQQPAYPVQGGYPPPYSAYQPQGAYQQPGAYQQQGYGGYPPQGYPPAVAEGSHKKKSKGHKRSGSSSSSSSESDSGKKQRKELKKLAKLVSD from the exons CGCTGAAGAGATCAATGAGGAGACAATCAACCCAGCTGTCATATCTGTGGTTGCAGTTGTGGGTGGAGTTATCGGTCTTGTCGTGATTGTCATCATTTGTGCTGAGAAAAAAGTGAACCCAAATGTTAAAAGACGAG GACCACCGGACTGGACAAATAATTTAATCTTGAAGAGAGAGCTGGACGAAGGATTCACTGACATCTCTGATGGCATCTATGCCAACAGTCCTAACCACGTGACCAGAGAGAGGCTGGGGATCACGGTGACCGATGCAGCCAGGTGGAATCGCGGAATGACATCAGGAAAACATGTCTTTGAG ATAAACTGGCCCAAGAAAAACAACCGAGGGTTCTCCTCCTGTGTAGGCGTAGGAACCTCGGATGTACCAATGAAAAAACAGGGCCGTGTCAGCCTTGTGGGTGAACACAGTCAATCGTGGGGCTTGGACATGGCCAAGCAGAGAGCCATTCATTTTGGTAAAGTGCAGCAGAGACTTTATTTGCCCATCCCCGACAG GTACTTTATGTACGTGGACATGGACTCGGGCACTGTCAGCTTCGGCGATGACGTCACCATCCACGGCCGGAACGCGGAGTACTACGGAAACATCCTGACAGGGATACCCAAGAACAGCAAGAAACCATTTTACTTGATGATTAGCATGTGCCAGCCCAAGGAGCAGGTGCAAGTTTACTACAGGGGGACTGCAA CAACAGGCAATGGCTTCAATCTGATTGGTGGAGCACCTTTCTACGAAGACGGAGGCAAGGGACCAACAAGACCTCAAGAACAACAAGCAACGGTTGCAGTAGCACCAGCTGCCAATGTTATAAACGTATATAGCATGCCCA GCGTCCCTCAAGGTTACCCACAACAGCCTGCCTATCCAGTTCAGGGCGGCTACCCTCCTCCTTACAGCGCCTACCAGCCACAAGGGGCATACCAACAACCAGGTGCCTACCAGCAACAGGGATATGGAGGATATCCACCCCAAGGTTACCCCCCAGCCGTAGCGGAAGGGAGCCACAAGAAGAAAAGCAAGGGTCACAAACGCAGTGGCTCCTCTTCATCCTCCTCCTCCGAGTCGGACAGTGGCAAGAAACAGAGGAAAGAGCTCAAGAAGTTAGCCAAACTGGTCTCTGACTAA